The Alteromonas macleodii ATCC 27126 genome segment AATATTGCTGATTACGAAACCCACCTTGGGCTTAAGTTATCGTTTAATCGCGCTTTTAACAGTATTTGCATTGAGAAAGACGTATTACGCCAACCTTTGAAGCTAACAGCTCAGTCGGATTGTTCTGCTGAATCACATGTTTCTCTGGAAGGTGTCGTTAGTAATAGCGCAACGCAAACAAAAGAAGGGGTTTCTATTGAATTGCAAAACCGCTTGTCTTTGCCTGATTTTGTGAGGCGTTATGTTTATGCATCCTCCAACACACAGGCAGCAAATATCGGATTACCTGAATTAGCGGAAGCCTTAAACGTCAGCGTGGCTACGCTAAAGCGGAAACTAAAAGAGTACGGCACTAGCTATCGCGCGCTCTGCGAGGAAGTACAGCGCAATCATGCACTTTTACTTCTTTCGGTGCACAAAGTGAGTAACGAGACGGCGGCCAATGCAATGGGCATTAACGATTTACCTAACTTTCGACGAACGGTAAAACGGCTCACAGGTAAAACCCCTAGCGAGCTTAGAATTTAACGTGAATGACTGATAGCGCCTGTCCATATTTCTACGTAACAGAGCTATGCCACACACTTATGCCAAACATTTATGCAACACAGCTATGAAAAATAGCTAGGCGGCAGTCGCGTTCTACGGCTAAATGGTTGTAGCTTCACTCCTGTAATAACTCGAAATCTAATCGTAGCGTCTGGCACAGTACAGATGAGTTAATTATTGGAAAGTAAATTTCTTTTCAATGCTTTAAAAACCTTTTATCCTTTGCAGCTTTAGCTTTTCACCGTTCAAGACCGTCAAAATATGGTTTCGTTGAAGCTTTTTCTTGCGCATTCGCAACCGGCAGGTGGCTTTTCCGCGTAGCCTTTAAACTGTTGCTAGCAGGCAATAAAACCCAAAAAGAGAGTTTTCTGTGCACGAAAATAAAGACATTGCACCAAATTCTATTGCACCTAACCCGCTAGGTTTAACGCCTATTTTGCTTTTTGTGATCCTTGTTGTGGTAACCGGCATTACTACAAACGACATCACTGCGATGCCTATTTTGGTTGCGTTTTTTATCAGCGCTGGCTATGGGCTATGTTTAAACCCGAAAGGGAAAAAGGTCAGCTTCTCTGAAAAAGTACAAACGTTTTGTAAAGGCGGTGGCGATAAAAACATTATTCTCTTGGTGCTTATTTTCCTGTTAGCTGGTGCATTTTATGCGGTGACTATTGATATTGGCGCTCGGGATGCCACGGTGAATATGGCACTTCAATTTGTGCCTTCTGCACTTATATTGCCAGGTCTGTTTTTGATCTGCTGTTTCATATCATTTTCAATGGGCACGTCCATGGGCACCATTACCGCGCTCTCGCCCATAGGTGCAGGTCTTGCCACAAGTTTAGGGCTGCCGGTGGAAATGGCGCTGGGTATTGTGGTGGGGGGCGCAATGTTCGGTGATAACCTCTCGTTTGTTTCAGACACCACCATTGCCGCAACCCGTACCCAAGGCGTTCAGCTAAAAGACAAGTTCAAGGCAAACTTAATGGTTGCTGTGCCGGCATGCATCGTCACCATGGCGTTGCTGCTTATGGTAGATGTTGATACTTCTGGCATCGTTGAAGGCGGCAGCTACGATTTTTGGCGCATAGTGCCTTACTTGTGCATTATCGCTTTTGCGCTAACAGGGTTTAACGTCATTAGCGTACTTGCAGTGGGTATTGCCAGTGCCTGCGTAGTAGGCTTGCTACAAGGCAGCTTTACGCCACTTTCAATGATGCAGAGCATCCAAAAAGGGATGGGCTGGATGCAAGACTTAGCGATGATCGCTATAACCATAGGCGGTATTGTGGCGCTTATGCACGCTAACGGCGGTATAACATGGTTAATCGAGCGCTTAACTCGTAAGGTCACGTCAAAGAAAGGCGCTGAGTTCAGTATTGCTGGTTTGGTTAGCTTTTTGGACATTACAACGGCGAACAACACTATTGCGATTGTTACCGCAGGTCCAATTGCTAAAGACTTAAATGAAAAATACGGTGTTGACCCTCGTCGTACCGCATCACTTTTGGATATCTTTTCGTGCAGTTTCCAAGGTTTAGTCCCTTACGGTGCGCAGCTTTTAAGTGCCGCGGCCGTAGTAGGTATTTCACCGTTAGCTATTACACCGTACTGCTGGTATCCCATGCTGATTTTCGTGTTTGGTGTGGCGGCCATTTGGTTCGGTTTTCCCCGTTTTAAAACGCCCCAAGACGATGAATTAACCCAAAGCGCTTAAATTCTCGTAACGCTTAACACGCTGGCTTTTTAGGGCGGTATCTTCTAGGATCACCGCCCGAATTTTATTGATGATTAGAAACACGCTTTAGGATGTCACTTTGTCTTCAACACTTGCAATAAAACCTCTTTACAACAAACTAGATGATTGTTTGAGCGCAGATAAATTTCGCTTGAAGCGCCGCATTACACAGCTTGCACAAAAAGTGAATGATAAATCTGGTGTTGAAGGAAAAGGCGCGGAGAAAAAAGCTGCTAATCCCAAAGTTTCAAAACGTAACAGCGCGGTTAGCGAAGAAAGCTTAAAAGCGCAGTTTGAAAAACTTGAAGGCGACATCGATGCATCGGTAGAAAAGCGTAACTGGCGTAAAGACAACCTACCCAAAGTTGAATACCCACCGCTGCCAGTTAGCGATAAAAAAGAAGATATCAAAGAAGCGATTGCGAATAACCAAGTGGTTATCGTTGCGGGTGAGACTGGGTCGGGTAAAACTACGCAGCTACCTAAGATATGCTTAGAGTTAGGTCGCGGTGTAAATGGCATGATAGCCCACACCCAGCCAAGACGATTAGCGGCGCGAAGTGTAGCCACCCGTATAGCCGAAGAGCTCAACACGCCGCTTGGCGAAAAGGTGGGTTTTAAAATTCGCTTTAGCGATCAGGTAAGCGAGCGAAGCTACGTTAAGCTTATGACCGACGGTATGCTGCTAGCTGAAATGCAGCAAGACCGCTTTTTAAATCAATACGATACTATCATCATCGATGAAGCCCACGAGCGAAGCCTTAATATCGACTTTTTGTTAGGCTATTTGCGTCAGCTTTTAGATAAGCGCCCTGATTTAAAACTCATCATAACATCAGCTACTATCGACCCAGAGCGATTCTCTAAGCATTTTAATAATGCGCCTATTATCGAAGTGAGCGGACGTACCTATCCGGTAGAAATTCGCTACCACGCGCCAGAAGACAATGATGACGATATTGATCAAAGCGACGCCATCGTAAATGCTGTCGACGAGCTAATGCGTGAAGCACCGGGCGATATCTTAGTGTTCTTAAGCGGGGAGCGCGAGATACGCGACACCCAAGATGCTTTGAGCAAACAGCATTATCGCAACACTGAAATTGTTCCGCTGTATGCGAGGTTGTCGGCGGCAGAGCAAAACCGCATATTTCAGTTTCACAGCGGTAGGCGCATTGTACTTGCCACCAACGTGGCAGAGACCTCGCTCACGGTCCCCGGCATTAAATACGTCATTGACCCGGGCTTTGCCCGTATTTCACGCTACAGCGCTAGAAGTAAAGTACAGCGTTTACCTATTGAGCCCATCTCTCAAGCGTCAGCGAATCAGCGAGCAGGGCGATGCGGCCGTGTGTCAGACGGTATTTGTATTCGTCTTTATAGTGAAGATGACTATTTAGGCCGCCCAGAATTTACCGACCCAGAGATCCTACGAACCAACTTAGCGTCGGTTATTTTGCAAATGCTTGCTTTAGGGTTAGGCGATATCGCTGCGTTTCCATTTGTTCAGCCGCCTGATAACCGCAATATCAACGACGGTTTCCGTTTACTTGAAGAAATTCAAGCTATTGCGAAAGGCAAAGATAACCGGAAAACCAAGCAAAGCGGCAAAATGCAGCTTACTCCGTTAGGTCGTCAAGTAGCTCGTTTGCCTATCGACCCTCGCTATGCACGCATGGTGATTGAAGCCGAGCGCACTAATGCGCTAAGCGAAGTCATGGTGATTGCAGCGGGGCTCTCAATTCAGGATCCGCGTGAGCGCCCACAGGAAAAACGCCAGCAAGCAGACGAGAAGCACAGCGAATACCACGATAAAGATTCTGACTTTATCAGTCTTTACAACTTGTGGGTGGCGTTTAGAGAGCAGCAAAACGCACTCAGTCAAAACCAATTGCGCAAATGGTGTAAGCAAAACTTCATCAACTATTTACGTATGCGTGAGTGGCAGGACATTGTCAGCCAACTTAAAAAGTCTATTGCTGAGCTGGGCTTTGGCATTTCAAAACAAGAAGCCGACTATCAGGCTATTCACCAAGCCATCGCCAGCGGCTTGCTGTCTCACATGGGCTTTAAAGATAAAGAACGGGAGTATATGGGCTCGCGTAATTCGCGCTTTCTTATTTTCCCAGGTTCGGGATTATCAAAATCTCAGCCAAAATGGGTAATGGCAGCTGAGCTTGTAGAAACCTCTAAGCTATTTGCTCGTATGGTGGCAAAAATAGACCCAACATGGGTAGAGCCTTTGGCCGAGCATGTTGTGCAACGAAGCTATTCAGAGCCCCATTGGTCTAAAAAGCGCGGCGCGGTGATTGCCTTTGAAAAGGTTACTTTGTTCGGGCTACCCATAGTGATGAAGCGTGCGAAGGTTTATAGCCTTATCGACCCGCCAATTTGCCACGAACTATTTATCCGCGAAGCGTTAGTTGAGGGCAATACTAAGCTCAATTACAGCTTCTTACAGGAAAATCAGGCGCTGCTTGAACAAGCTGATGAATTTGAACAAAAGACCCGTCGTCGCGATTTGATAGTCGATGATGAAGAACTGGTAAGCTTTTACGCCAAGCGCATTCCGGTTGAAGCCAATAACGACGCGGCGTTTAAGAAGTGGTTTAAGCAACACGGAAGCAACGACAGTTTAACGTTTAAAGAAGAAGACGTATATCGCCAGCAGCCTGGGCAGTCGGTAGCAAACGCATTTCCTGATGTATGGCGCCAAGGCAATATTACGCTGCCGCTTCGCTATAACTTCGAACCTAACGCTGAAGACGATGGCGTAACTGTGGTGATTCCGCTGCCTGTGCTTAACCAAGTCGACAATATAGGTTTTGATTGGCTGGTGCCGGGGCTAAGACACGATCTAATTGTGGGTTTAATTAAAACCTTGCCTAAACGCTTGCGTCGTAACTTTGTGCCTGCGCCTAATTTTGCTGAGGCGTGCCTTGCTGATATCAGTGAAACAGATAAGAACAACCGTCCGGTGCCGCTGCTTGAAGCTGTAACCGATAAGTTACGCAAAATGACGGGTGTAATTATTGAAAGCGAAGAGTGGAATTTAGATCAGCTTGATAAGCATTTGAAAATGCACTTTGCGGTAGTTAACGACAACGGTAATGATATTGCTAAAGGTGACGACCTGCACGCGCTTAAACAACAGTGTGCAGGGCAGGTGAAACAAACCTTTGAGAAAGCCGCAACACCGGAGTTAGAGCGAAATAACATAGAACAATGGGATTTCGAAAGCTTGCCAGAAACCTTCGTGCAGAAAGTAGGCGGGTTTGAAGTTCAGGCGTTTCCGGCTCTGGTGCAAAAGGGTGATAAGGTAGATATTGCGTTAATTGAGGAGGCGGATAAAGCCCAAGTGCTGCATAAGCAGGGCGTGAATGTCTTGATTAAAAACGCGATGCCGTCGCCGCTTAATTATTTGCAAAGCAAATTACCGAATAAAGCCAAACTGGGTTTGTATTTCAATCCATTTGGACAAGTGAAAGCGCTAATTGATGATTGTATTTTTGCGGGTATCGACGCCATCGTCAGTGATTACTGCAAAACCAATAACACCGACATTCGCAGCAAAGCCGATTTTGAAGCCTGTTTAGAGATTGCTCGTGCAAACATTAATGACAGAGTGTTAGAGATTGCCAAACAAGTGGAGCAGGGGCTTACCCTCGCGCACCAGTGCCAGAAGCAAATGAAAGGTAACGTGCCGCTGACGATGATAAATGCCTTAGGAGACTGTAAAGCCCACTTGGCATCGTTAGTTTTTCCTGGTTTTGTTTCTGAAATTGGCGAGAGCAGATTAGATGATTGGAATCGTTACATTAAAGGTTTAGCGCGTCGGCTAGAGAAGCTCCCCATTGATCCCAACAAAGACAGAATGCATCAGGTCACGGTAGAAAAGTCGATTAAAGAATGGGAAAAGGCGTGCAGCAAATACCCCATAGGTAAAGTACCTCAAGCTCTTAATGATGTGCGCTGGATGATAGAAGAATTACGGGTTTCGTTGTTTGCGCAGCAGCTTGGTACGGCTTATCCCATTTCGGCTAAGCGTATCACTTTGCACCTCGCTGACTTTTAAAAAAGGGCGTTAGGTGTAAGGTAGCATCAATGAGCTAGGCTAGGGCATGCGGGCACATATTTGTTATCGCAAACAAAACAGCGGGCAGAAACGGCTGAGTCGCTGATTTAAGTGGGAAGGTAGTCGAAATTAGACCAAAGTACACTTTTAATAATTGTTGAATAAATATTATACAGTTCGATTGACAAGTTACCGGCATCGCCCTATAACATCAGATGTAGTCGTCAGCGTAACGCTAAAAATCAGGAGAAGTAGACATGTTGGGATACGACGATAAGCGAAATTTTTTCAGGATGATGGTAAATTCGCCTTGTCAGTTGCAAATTACTGATGATGAGTCGAGCCGCACCATGCAGGCAATGTGTAGAGATATCAGTGCTACAGGTATGTCTTTGGAAGTCGATGAACCCTCAATTGAGGTGGGTACACAAGTGAGTGTTGCAATAGAGTCATCTAGTTCGCAAATCCCATCTTTGGCAGCATTAGCGACTGTTGTGCGCTGTGAACCTGAATCCGAGTCAAGCTGCATTATAGGCGTCGAAATTTCTCAGATGAAATAGTCTAATCTAACGTGTTAGGGCGGGGTAAAAGCTTCGCCTTTTCGTGTCTAACTAAAAAACACAAAGCGTCAGGGTCTACAGCAATAACGTACTCGCGGTGTTGCTTCTTTCTTTACACTCCTATGTTGACCAGCCCGTTGTGGTTTGAAAACAGTCTTTCAGCTTTCATATACTAAACCGAATAGGCCGTTCAGTTTTTTCTATTTTAACTCTCAGTCTTAATTGCCAATAATTCTCATTAACGCGAAAGCAAACTGATTTAATATTTTGAGAGAGCGATGAATATGAAAAAGACGATGACCTTTGCAGTGATGCACTTTTCAGTGGCCTTTACGGTTGCCTACTTACTGACAGGAAGTGTGGTAGTAGGCGGTGCTGTAGCGTTGGTTGAGCCAGCCATTAATACCGTGGCGTTTTATTTTCACGAGATGGTGTGGAAGAAAGTTGAAGAAAAAGAGGGTGTTGTTAAGGAACAATCAGATGACAGTTCACAACAGTTATCAAGTAGCTTTTCTAACAATGAGATAACCTTTGCATCTTAAGGGAATGGATTTACCTTCGTAAGCTTTTCGCACAACGTAATGTTAGCTCAATAGATTTCGTTAAGCGCCCTATACATCAACAAGGGCGCTTTTTTAATCGCTAGTCGTCGGTGACTTCACACACTAGACCTTTCAAGTAATAGCCTTCTGGATAGCTGCCAATGATAGGATGATCTGAGGCTTGATTAAGCCTTGCGATAATTTTGATAGTACGACCTGCATCAAGTGCAGCGTCTGCCACAACTTTCTGGAATAAATCTGCCGGCATAAGGCCAGAGCAGCTAAATGTAAGCAGCAGCCCACCAGATTTAACAGCATGTATGCCGTACATATTAATGTCTTTATAGCCGCGGGCAGCACGGTTTAATGTTGCCTTGCTGTCGACAAACTTTGGCGGGTCGAGTATCACCATATCAAACTGTTTGCCCTGCTCGTGATACTCCCTGAGTGCCTTAAACACGTCTTGGTTTACGTAATTGGCTTTGTTTTCGTCTAAACCATTGATGGCTACATGGTGCTTAGCCAAATCAAGAGCAGGCTGAGATACATCAACGTTAGTCACTGACTTAGCACCGCCAGCAAGTGCGTAGCAAGAAAACGTACCTGTGTAGCTAAAACAGTTGAGTACGTCGGCATCTTTCGCGTAGTGTGCAGCCGCCGCGCGACTGTCTCGCTGATCAAGGTAAAAACCGGTTTTATGGCCGTTCTCGATATCAACCACTATGTTGATGCCGTTTTCTTTTACTGTAACTTGCATAGGTGGTTCACCATGCAGTACACCAGTTACAGGTTCTAAGCCTTCTTTCTTGCGCACGTCCACGTCGCTTCGCTCGTATATGTGTACATTAGGCATTAGCTTAGTAATTGCCCACACTATCTTATCTCTGTGTTTTTCGCCGCCCGCGCTCAAAAGCTGAAGTACTGCAACGTTGTCGTATAGGTCTATAGTGATCCCTGGAAGGCCATCACTTTCAGACGCTATCCAGCGAAACGCGTTGGTTTTGTTTGGGTCAAACAAGCGTTTGCGAAGGGCTAGTGCAGTTTCTAAACGGCGTAGGAAAAATCCGTTATCAATGCTTTCGTCTTTTTTGAATGTCCACATACGAACGCGAATTTTTGAATTTGGAGAGTAAGCGCCTCGCCCTAACCAGTCGCCTTCAGAGTCAAATACGTCTACCGTATCGCCAACTCGCGCGCGGCCCTTTAGTTCAGCCACAGCGCTTTCGAATACCCAAGGGTGTTTGCGGCGAAGTGATTTGTCTCTGGATGGCTGTAATATGACCTGTGCTGACATGAAGGCTCTCGTACTAATTTAATAAATGTGAAACAGAGTTAAGCGATTTTACTCGCTTATGAGAATGGTCGCGATTATACGCAATTTCATAAGTTCTGTGTTAATAATACCAATCTGCATAAATAATTACCCACTCAGCGAGAGTTAAAATGCTCTATCCGGACTGGTATAAACACAAAACAAACCCAAACTGATTGTTATTGATGTACGTAGACACATTACGATTAAAATTTTAAGACTAGGATTAGGTGCAAAGTATGCGCTATGTGGATTTTGAAAAGGGATGTACCCCAAGCGAGTTGGTTGTTAAGGAATGCGAAGGTTTATCGCTAACATCAGGAAAAGTAAAAGTAGAGGTCAAAGCATTCGGTGTAAATCGAGCAGATACGTTGCAGCGTCAAGGCAACTATCCACCTCCGCCAGGGGAAAGTGAAATCCTCGGATTAGAGGTCGCTGGCGTCGTAACGGAAGTTGCCCGTGATGTGAGTACCTTTAAAGAGGGAGATGAAGTATTTGGTTTGGTTGCAGGTGGCGGCTATGCCACTGAAGTCATTGTTAATCCAGCGCACTTAATGCCTATCCCTAAAAGTATGCCGTTTTTTGAAGCTGCGGGTTTGGCTGAAGTATTTCTTACGGCTTTTCAGTGCTTACGCACAATCGCGCATATTAAACCGGCTGAACGGGCGTTAATTCATGGTGGTGCAAGTGGTGTGGGGTTGGCCGCCACTCAGCTATGTCGATATTGGGGCGTACATAGTGCCGTAACAGCGTCAAGCCAAGATAAGCTTACCCTTTGTGAAAACAATGGTGCAGAACACCTTATTAACTACAAAAAGCAGCAGTTTGAAGACGTTCTTAAAAAAGTGTGGCCTGAAGGGGTTAATATGGTGCTTGATATGGTAGGTGGCGACTACTTAAATCGAAACCTCAAAATACTAAAGCAAGATGGAAAAGTGGTTTATTTAGCTATGCTCGCAGGACGTTACGCCGACAACCTCGACATGGCAATGCTGTTAGGTAAAAGAGCCTCGATTATTGGAACTACACTGAGAAACCGGAGTGACGAGTATAAAGCGGACTTGATACGTGACTTTTCCAACGTATGTTTGCCCGCTTTTGAAAATAAAGAGCTAAATGTAAACATCGATACCCATTACAGCATTGATGATATCGACAAGCCTCATGCGCGATTGGAAAACAACGACACACAGGGCAAGTTGGTGCTTTCGTGGTAAGCGTCTTTGATAAAAGCTATCGGTGAGAGCTTTTAGTAATGCTCGTAGTAAAGACGCTTCGCTGAGGTATACTACTTTCCAACAAAGCCTTCATCAGGCTTTGTTGGGTTTGCCTCTGCAGCACCGCGTGCAAGATCATCACAGCGCTCGTTTTCAGGGTGACCCGAATGGCCTTTCACCCAATGCCAGTTTATCTTGTGCTTTTTTACCGCTTCATCTAAACGTTGCCACAAATCTGCATTCTTTACTGGCTTCTTGTCAGCCGTGCGCCAACCATTTTTGCGCCAGTTATGGATCCACTGATTAATGCCGTTTTTTACGTACTGACTGTCGGTGGTTAATTCGACGTTGCACGGTTCGTTTAGGCTATTAAGTGCTTCGATAGGGGCTAAGAGTTCCATGCGATTGTTAGTGGTGTGGGCAAAGCCATCGCTCAACTCTTTTCTGTGTTGCTTATAAATTAACACAGCGCCGTACCCGCCCGGCCCTGGATTACCCAAGCACGAGCCGTCGGTGTATATATGAATGGTCTTTTGAGCCACAGCGTTTCCTTTGATTTAACTAGCGTAATTTATCGTATCTTTTCCCTTAGCGGATTGCGAAGGGATTGATATACTATCAAAAAATGAAAGTGCAATTATAGTAGAGGTTCCATGCGCCAAATTGTTCTCGATACTGAAACCACAGGTATTGACCCCAAAGAAGGCCACCGCATTATCGAAATAGGGTGTGTTGAAGTGGTTAACCGCCGTTTGACGGGGAATCACTTTCACGTTTACATCAACCCAGGCCGTCACATTGAACAAGAGGCAATTGAAGTCCACGGTATAACCAATGAATTTCTTGCCGACAAGCCTACATTTTCTCAAGTGGCTCAGGAGTTTGTGAGCTTTATCAAAGGGGCACAGTTAGTCATTCACAACGCGCCCTTCGACGTTGGGTTTATGGATCACGAGTTTGGCATGGAAGCGTCTACCAAAGGCGTTATTACTAACCAAATTTGCGATGTTCTCGATACACTTACTCTTGCTCGCCAAATGCACCCAGGCCAAAAGAACAACCTCGATGCCTTGTGTAAGCGTTATGGTATAGACAACAGTCATCGAACTCTTCACGGCGCTTTGCTGGATGCGGAAATTCTGGCAGATGTTTACCTGTTAATGACCGGTGGGCAGACCAAACTTAAACTAGCATCTAGCTCTGGCAGTGATGCCGATTCCACCGCGATACGAAGAGTTAAGCGAAGCGCAAATAAATTAAAGGTTATTAAAGCTACCGCCGATGAAATAACACAGCACGAGGCTCGCTTGGACATAGTGGAAAAAGCGGGTGGCAAATGCTTATGGCGTCCTCAGCCTGAAGAGGTGTCTTAGCAAAACATAATCAAATAGAAATAAAGTAGCCAAACAATGCAGGAGCAGCGTAGCGTGAGAGTGTGGTTTTATTGGGTAATTCTTTTATCATTGTTTATACACTTAACCGCTGGCGCTCAGTCGCAAGAGGACGAGCGCGATGCTGCAAGGCAGCTAGCAGATAGTGCTGTACAAAATGCTCAATCAAGCAACGCAACAATAGATACATCTCCTCTTACAGAGCTTGGTGATGAATACACCAACTCCATTCAACTGTTACAAAACCGCTTTCGCGTTGACTATAACGTTAAAGAAATCACCATGGTTTTCTTTAGGGAGTACGGTTCTGCCCCTGTAGTGCTGGTTAGACCCGATGGTTCAAAGCTATTTCAAGGGCGCGTCGACGAAGAAAAGGTGCAGTGGTACGACGCTGATACCTTTGACATGATCACCATCAAAGATCCTGTGCCTGGGCCTTGGCAAGCTGTAGGTCAAGTATTACCGGAAAGCCGTGTAATGGTTTTGTCTAATGTTGAACTTCATGCTGAGCCGTTACCAAATGTGCTGTTTGCCGGCGAAATACTTAAATCCACAGCCTATTTAACCAACAACGGCAAGCCTATAGAAAACAAACAGTTCAGAGATGTCGTTGATTTAGAAATTGAGTTTAAGAGTACCAATAACCCTAACTACGGCAACTTTGGTACAAATGACCAGCGCATAGCGACATTTAAAGACGATGGGCGAGGGATGGATGAGCGACCAGGAGATGGCGTTTTTACTGGCCAGTTCAACTTGAAAATACCGGCTGGTGAATGGAAGCCTATTTTTCGCGTAAGCACACCAATGTACACCCGCGAGCAAATAGGCGAACTTATCGTCTTACATGAAAATCCCGTGTCTATTGATGTTGAAATGGATGGAGGCGGAGAGGGATATCATAAAATTATCATTGATGTAGACCGTGAATTAGTCGACATCGAGTCACTGTTAGTCGATGGCAAAGTGAAGTTTCCTAATTCCGATATGCAGAATTTTTCGCTAACAGAAGGCGGTGTGGATCCTCGAGAGCACTTAATTGTCGCCTACGAAGAAGGAATTTTTAGGGTAAAACTCACTGCTTACGGCACGACAATGGATGGGCGCGATTTTATATTAGATGTCCCTGAATATAGTTTTGTGGCAGAGGGACCTGCCGAGCCTGAGGTTGAAGACCCTTTAATCAATGGAAAAGATCCTATCGTTGATGGCAGTGCACCCTCAATAACGCAACCTGAAGTGCCACAAGACGATATGCAGCCAAATTCGGTAGAAGATGAAATGGATGATGGGACGCTAACCCTCATTCTGGTGGCCGTAAATGGGTCTATAGTGCTCATCGGAGTAATCGCTGCTGCTGTAATTATTATTATGCGAAAAAAGGCGTCTGCGCCTAAGCAAGCAAATAGTACTGCAAAGCCATCCGGAGAAACCACCGATGCTGACCTTACTATGGAATCTGAACCTAAGGGGTTTAAAAAACTGTTAGGGCTATTCAAAAAGCGTGAAAAAGCTGAAAAGGAATAGCAGGGAGACCAGCGCTTCAGTTTAAGGCGTCGCTAATTTGTTCAGTTTGAATTTTATTTCGACATAATGCCTATTTAACAGGCAAACAAACCGCAGATGACAATTTTATTAATAAAAAGCGTTGACTCCACATAGGGGAATACGTATTATCTGCGCCGCAGTCAGGGGACAGGGCAACAACAGCCAAGTCAACTCACTGATAACATTGAAGATGTGGAGCGGTAGTTCAGTTGGTTAGAATACCGCCTGTCACGCCGGGGGTCGCGGGTTCGAGTCCCGTCCGCTCCGCCACTCTTTCAATGGTATAACTAAAAGGTCTTCGGAGCGGTAGTTCAGTTGGTTAGAATACCGGCCTGTCACGCCGGGGGTCGCGGGTTCGAGTCCCGTCCGCTCCGCCATTTAGTTATACAGCGCAATCTCGATTATGTGGAGCGGTAGTTCAGTTGGTTAGAATACCGGCCTGTCACGCCGGGGGTCGCGGGTTCGAGTCCCGTCCGCTCCGCCATTAATCGAATAAAGCGCGCTTCCCATTATGCGGAGCGGTAGTTCAGTTGGTTAGAATACCGGCCTGTCACGCCGGGGGTCGCGGGTTCGAGTCCCGTCCGCTCCGCCATTAATGATAAGCTTTTCTTCTTAGATAATTCCCCCTTCTGGGGACACTCAAAAAGTTCTTTCTCACTCTGCAGTTAAAATTGCTGTTCTCGCAATCGCACTTTATTTATTCTTACCCTCTTGTCAGTTAGCCATTCAAGAAATTGCTCCGTTTCCCAATTGCACAATGTGACATTAGAAACATTATTCCTCTTCGATTAATAGTCTTCTATAAAGTAAAAAAACACCCAAC includes the following:
- the rnhA gene encoding ribonuclease HI, which gives rise to MAQKTIHIYTDGSCLGNPGPGGYGAVLIYKQHRKELSDGFAHTTNNRMELLAPIEALNSLNEPCNVELTTDSQYVKNGINQWIHNWRKNGWRTADKKPVKNADLWQRLDEAVKKHKINWHWVKGHSGHPENERCDDLARGAAEANPTKPDEGFVGK
- the dnaQ gene encoding DNA polymerase III subunit epsilon; the encoded protein is MRQIVLDTETTGIDPKEGHRIIEIGCVEVVNRRLTGNHFHVYINPGRHIEQEAIEVHGITNEFLADKPTFSQVAQEFVSFIKGAQLVIHNAPFDVGFMDHEFGMEASTKGVITNQICDVLDTLTLARQMHPGQKNNLDALCKRYGIDNSHRTLHGALLDAEILADVYLLMTGGQTKLKLASSSGSDADSTAIRRVKRSANKLKVIKATADEITQHEARLDIVEKAGGKCLWRPQPEEVS
- a CDS encoding TIGR03503 family protein — translated: MQEQRSVRVWFYWVILLSLFIHLTAGAQSQEDERDAARQLADSAVQNAQSSNATIDTSPLTELGDEYTNSIQLLQNRFRVDYNVKEITMVFFREYGSAPVVLVRPDGSKLFQGRVDEEKVQWYDADTFDMITIKDPVPGPWQAVGQVLPESRVMVLSNVELHAEPLPNVLFAGEILKSTAYLTNNGKPIENKQFRDVVDLEIEFKSTNNPNYGNFGTNDQRIATFKDDGRGMDERPGDGVFTGQFNLKIPAGEWKPIFRVSTPMYTREQIGELIVLHENPVSIDVEMDGGGEGYHKIIIDVDRELVDIESLLVDGKVKFPNSDMQNFSLTEGGVDPREHLIVAYEEGIFRVKLTAYGTTMDGRDFILDVPEYSFVAEGPAEPEVEDPLINGKDPIVDGSAPSITQPEVPQDDMQPNSVEDEMDDGTLTLILVAVNGSIVLIGVIAAAVIIIMRKKASAPKQANSTAKPSGETTDADLTMESEPKGFKKLLGLFKKREKAEKE
- a CDS encoding NAD(P)H-quinone oxidoreductase; amino-acid sequence: MRYVDFEKGCTPSELVVKECEGLSLTSGKVKVEVKAFGVNRADTLQRQGNYPPPPGESEILGLEVAGVVTEVARDVSTFKEGDEVFGLVAGGGYATEVIVNPAHLMPIPKSMPFFEAAGLAEVFLTAFQCLRTIAHIKPAERALIHGGASGVGLAATQLCRYWGVHSAVTASSQDKLTLCENNGAEHLINYKKQQFEDVLKKVWPEGVNMVLDMVGGDYLNRNLKILKQDGKVVYLAMLAGRYADNLDMAMLLGKRASIIGTTLRNRSDEYKADLIRDFSNVCLPAFENKELNVNIDTHYSIDDIDKPHARLENNDTQGKLVLSW
- a CDS encoding class I SAM-dependent rRNA methyltransferase; translation: MSAQVILQPSRDKSLRRKHPWVFESAVAELKGRARVGDTVDVFDSEGDWLGRGAYSPNSKIRVRMWTFKKDESIDNGFFLRRLETALALRKRLFDPNKTNAFRWIASESDGLPGITIDLYDNVAVLQLLSAGGEKHRDKIVWAITKLMPNVHIYERSDVDVRKKEGLEPVTGVLHGEPPMQVTVKENGINIVVDIENGHKTGFYLDQRDSRAAAAHYAKDADVLNCFSYTGTFSCYALAGGAKSVTNVDVSQPALDLAKHHVAINGLDENKANYVNQDVFKALREYHEQGKQFDMVILDPPKFVDSKATLNRAARGYKDINMYGIHAVKSGGLLLTFSCSGLMPADLFQKVVADAALDAGRTIKIIARLNQASDHPIIGSYPEGYYLKGLVCEVTDD